The Collimonas sp. PA-H2 genome contains a region encoding:
- the lysS gene encoding lysine--tRNA ligase, producing the protein MTTDNQQQPVPQDENKIIAERRSKLGALRSQGVAFPNDFRPTHKADAVQAEYAGQDGETLDAAAVKVVVAGRMMLKRVMGKASFATLQDASGSKADGRIQLFITKENIGEDNYDSFKHYDLGDILGAEGTLFKTKTGELSIKVTTLRLLTKSLRPLPDKFHGLADQETKYRQRYVDLIMNEETRRTFKARTAAMSSIRRFMEKNDFMEVETPMLHAIPGGAAAKPFITHHNALDMQMFMRIAPELYLKRLVVGGFERVFEVNRNFRNEGVSPRHNPEFTMMEFYAAYVDYQWLMTFTEQVIRQAAVDAHGTATLTYQGRELDLSKPFQRLTIVGAINKYAPQYQDAQLQDAEFIKAELKKFGVKPHAHAGLGALQLALFEETAEAQLWDPTYIVDYPVEVSPLARASDTVPGITERFELFITGREIANGFSELNDSEDQAARFQAQVAAKDAGDEEAMYYDADYIRALEYGMPPTGGCGIGIDRLMMLITDSPNIRDVILFPHLRRED; encoded by the coding sequence ATGACGACAGACAATCAGCAGCAACCTGTCCCGCAAGACGAAAACAAGATCATCGCGGAACGCCGCAGCAAGCTCGGCGCCTTGCGCAGCCAGGGCGTGGCCTTCCCTAACGACTTCCGCCCGACGCACAAGGCGGACGCGGTGCAGGCGGAATATGCCGGCCAGGACGGCGAAACGCTGGACGCCGCCGCCGTCAAGGTAGTAGTCGCGGGCCGCATGATGCTCAAGCGCGTGATGGGCAAGGCGTCCTTCGCGACCTTGCAGGACGCCTCGGGCAGCAAGGCCGACGGCCGCATCCAGTTGTTCATCACCAAGGAAAACATTGGTGAAGACAACTACGACAGCTTCAAGCACTACGACCTCGGCGACATCCTCGGCGCCGAAGGCACGCTGTTCAAGACCAAGACCGGCGAACTGTCGATCAAGGTCACCACGCTGCGCCTGCTGACCAAATCGCTGCGTCCGCTGCCGGACAAATTCCACGGCCTGGCCGATCAGGAAACCAAGTACCGTCAGCGTTACGTCGACCTGATCATGAACGAAGAAACGCGCCGCACCTTCAAGGCGCGCACTGCCGCCATGTCGTCGATCCGCCGCTTCATGGAAAAGAACGACTTCATGGAAGTCGAAACGCCGATGCTGCACGCCATCCCCGGCGGCGCCGCGGCCAAGCCGTTCATCACCCACCACAATGCGCTGGACATGCAGATGTTCATGCGCATCGCCCCTGAGCTGTACCTGAAGCGCCTTGTGGTCGGCGGTTTCGAGCGCGTGTTTGAAGTCAATCGCAACTTCCGTAACGAAGGCGTATCGCCACGCCACAATCCGGAATTCACGATGATGGAATTCTATGCCGCCTACGTCGACTATCAGTGGCTGATGACCTTCACCGAACAAGTGATTCGCCAAGCCGCGGTCGATGCCCACGGCACCGCCACCCTGACCTACCAGGGCCGCGAACTGGACCTGAGCAAGCCGTTCCAGCGCTTGACCATCGTCGGCGCCATCAACAAGTACGCGCCGCAATATCAGGACGCGCAGTTGCAGGATGCCGAGTTCATCAAGGCCGAGCTGAAGAAATTCGGCGTCAAGCCGCATGCCCACGCCGGTCTCGGCGCGCTGCAGCTGGCGCTGTTTGAAGAAACCGCCGAAGCGCAGCTGTGGGATCCGACCTACATCGTCGACTATCCGGTGGAAGTATCGCCGCTGGCGCGCGCCTCCGACACCGTGCCCGGCATCACCGAGCGCTTCGAACTGTTCATCACCGGCCGCGAGATCGCCAACGGTTTCTCCGAGCTGAACGATTCCGAAGACCAGGCCGCGCGCTTCCAGGCCCAGGTAGCCGCCAAGGACGCCGGCGACGAAGAAGCCATGTACTACGACGCCGACTACATCCGCGCGCTGGAGTACGGCATGCCTCCAACCGGCGGCTGCGGCATCGGCATCGACCGCCTGATGATGCTGATCACCGACTCGCCAAACATCCGCGACGTCATCCTGTTCCCACACCTGCGCCGCGAAGACTGA
- the prfB gene encoding peptide chain release factor 2 (programmed frameshift), giving the protein MEAERLNSLQNLLADLTSREAELRRYLDFDTKLEKLDQVNGELEDPEVWNDQKRAQDLGKEKKSLEAIVLTLTKIEADLRDTSDLFQMAREEQDEETVEAVEADTEELRKLVEGMEFRRMFSNPMDPNNCFIDIQAGAGGTEAQDWASMLLRQYLRYCERKGFKVEILEQSDGEVAGIKTATLKVEGEYAYGFLRTETGVHRLVRKSPFDSANGRHTSFSSLFVYPEVDDSIDIDVNPADVRVDTYRASGAGGQHINKTDSAVRLTHMPSGIVVQCQNDRSQHRNRAEAWDMLKAKLYELELRKRMSEQQKLEDSKTDVGWGHQIRSYVLDQSRIKDLRTNFESGNTKAILDGDLDDFIAASLKQGV; this is encoded by the exons ATGGAAGCCGAACGCTTAAATTCCCTGCAAAACCTGCTCGCCGACCTGACCAGTCGCGAAGCCGAACTCCGGAGGTATCTT GACTTCGATACGAAGTTAGAGAAACTCGACCAGGTCAATGGCGAACTGGAAGATCCGGAAGTCTGGAACGACCAGAAGCGCGCCCAGGACCTGGGTAAAGAAAAGAAATCGCTGGAAGCCATCGTGCTGACGCTGACTAAGATAGAAGCCGATCTGCGCGACACCAGCGACCTGTTCCAGATGGCCCGCGAAGAGCAGGACGAAGAAACGGTAGAAGCGGTGGAAGCTGATACCGAGGAATTGCGCAAGCTGGTGGAAGGCATGGAATTCCGCCGCATGTTCAGCAATCCGATGGACCCGAACAACTGCTTCATCGACATCCAGGCCGGCGCCGGCGGCACCGAGGCGCAAGACTGGGCTTCGATGCTGCTGCGCCAGTATCTGCGTTATTGCGAACGCAAGGGCTTCAAGGTCGAGATCCTGGAACAGTCCGACGGTGAAGTCGCCGGCATCAAGACCGCCACGCTGAAAGTCGAAGGCGAATACGCCTATGGCTTCCTGCGCACCGAAACCGGCGTGCACCGCCTGGTGCGCAAGTCGCCTTTCGATTCAGCCAACGGCCGCCACACCTCGTTTTCCAGCTTGTTCGTGTACCCGGAAGTGGATGATTCGATCGATATCGACGTCAATCCTGCCGACGTCCGCGTCGATACCTATCGCGCCTCCGGCGCCGGCGGCCAGCACATCAACAAGACCGACTCTGCGGTGCGCCTGACGCACATGCCGTCCGGGATTGTGGTGCAATGCCAGAACGACCGCAGCCAGCACCGCAACCGCGCCGAAGCGTGGGACATGCTGAAAGCCAAGCTGTATGAACTGGAACTGCGCAAGCGCATGAGCGAACAGCAGAAACTGGAAGACTCCAAGACCGACGTCGGCTGGGGCCACCAGATCCGCTCCTACGTGCTGGACCAGTCGCGCATCAAGGATTTGCGCACCAACTTTGAGAGCGGCAACACCAAGGCCATCCTCGACGGCGACCTTGACGATTTCATCGCGGCCTCGCTCAAGCAAGGCGTGTAA
- a CDS encoding helix-turn-helix domain-containing protein — translation MRKSDSYASVWDPIVNAAEQAANLHTRSELLEKISEIVQQSGWTESDAASHCGISQPRMGDLLCSRVSHFSLDALVNIATALGLRVHVELAPA, via the coding sequence ATGCGCAAATCCGACAGCTACGCCAGCGTATGGGACCCGATCGTCAATGCGGCCGAACAAGCCGCCAACCTGCACACGCGTTCTGAACTGCTGGAAAAAATCAGTGAAATCGTGCAGCAGAGCGGATGGACTGAAAGCGACGCTGCCAGTCACTGCGGCATCAGCCAGCCGCGCATGGGCGACCTGCTGTGCAGCCGCGTATCGCACTTTTCATTGGATGCCCTGGTCAATATCGCGACGGCGCTCGGCCTGCGTGTGCATGTGGAACTGGCGCCAGCCTGA
- a CDS encoding DJ-1/PfpI family protein translates to MKVLPDCVLTPSADLDVLLVPGGDVTAILKNDAVIEWIAAQSSGTAIMASVCTGAFLLAKAGLLKGLDVTTHWEDLEELQTAFPSLNVKPGVAWIDCGKVVTSGGISAGIDMSLHLVERLAGRPLADATARQMEYRWLP, encoded by the coding sequence ATGAAAGTGCTGCCGGATTGCGTGCTGACGCCGTCTGCCGATCTCGATGTGCTGCTGGTGCCGGGCGGCGACGTGACGGCTATCCTCAAGAACGACGCGGTAATCGAGTGGATTGCCGCCCAGTCCAGCGGCACGGCGATCATGGCTTCGGTCTGCACCGGCGCCTTCCTGCTGGCGAAGGCCGGCTTGCTGAAAGGGCTGGATGTCACTACGCACTGGGAAGACCTGGAGGAATTGCAAACAGCTTTTCCAAGCCTGAACGTGAAGCCCGGCGTAGCCTGGATAGATTGCGGTAAAGTAGTGACTTCCGGCGGCATATCGGCGGGCATCGACATGAGCTTGCACCTGGTCGAACGCCTGGCCGGACGTCCGCTGGCCGACGCCACCGCCAGACAGATGGAGTATCGATGGCTGCCATAG
- a CDS encoding GlxA family transcriptional regulator — MAAIAPITRKAETTMPVYFLLRDATMTLDLMGPAEVLRYANRIAAREGRADFFDLRYVSAADRISTSLGLGLTGFGPLPDSLPANAMVVLHGCVGSDDDFSSANDQRAVAWLRAQWQDTHRLLCSCTGALLAGYAGLLDGRQCTTHHSHCDDLRRIAPRAHVLENRIFVEDRNIYTSAGVTTGIDLTLHVVAQIAGHARSASIARSLVIYMRRAGSDPQLSPWQACRNHLHPAVHRVQDAVIGDPARDWDLQQLADIACTSERHLTRLFREHTGCSLVDYIQRIRVALVRELLTQSKLDMEQVAQQAGFNSTRQLRRVWSKFENFPPSQQRQLSS, encoded by the coding sequence ATGGCTGCCATAGCCCCAATTACGCGCAAGGCCGAGACCACGATGCCGGTCTATTTTCTGCTGCGCGACGCCACCATGACGCTTGACCTGATGGGTCCGGCAGAGGTGCTGCGCTACGCTAACCGGATCGCGGCACGGGAAGGCCGTGCGGATTTTTTCGACCTGCGCTATGTCAGTGCGGCCGACCGCATCAGTACTTCGCTCGGACTCGGCCTGACCGGATTCGGTCCCTTGCCGGACAGCCTGCCTGCCAACGCCATGGTAGTGCTGCACGGCTGCGTCGGCAGCGACGACGATTTCAGCAGCGCCAACGACCAGCGCGCCGTAGCCTGGCTGCGCGCGCAGTGGCAGGATACCCATCGTTTGCTATGCAGCTGCACAGGCGCTTTGCTGGCCGGCTACGCCGGTTTGCTGGACGGCCGCCAGTGCACCACCCACCACAGCCATTGCGACGACTTGCGCCGCATCGCGCCGCGCGCCCATGTGCTGGAAAACCGTATCTTCGTCGAAGACCGCAATATCTACACCAGCGCCGGCGTCACCACCGGCATCGACCTGACCTTGCACGTAGTCGCGCAAATCGCCGGCCACGCCCGCAGCGCCTCGATTGCGCGCTCGCTGGTGATCTATATGCGGCGCGCCGGCAGCGATCCGCAGCTGTCGCCGTGGCAGGCTTGCCGCAATCACTTGCACCCCGCGGTGCACCGGGTGCAGGACGCCGTCATCGGCGACCCCGCCCGCGACTGGGACCTGCAGCAGCTGGCCGACATCGCCTGCACCAGCGAACGCCATTTGACCCGGCTGTTCCGCGAACATACCGGCTGCAGCCTGGTCGACTACATCCAGCGCATCCGCGTTGCCCTGGTGCGCGAGCTGCTGACGCAATCCAAGCTGGACATGGAACAGGTAGCGCAGCAAGCAGGCTTCAACTCTACAAGACAATTACGCCGCGTCTGGAGCAAATTCGAAAACTTCCCTCCCAGCCAGCAACGCCAGCTCAGTAGTTAA
- the recJ gene encoding single-stranded-DNA-specific exonuclease RecJ, whose product MTRITTRPYSFRDSERLHQSGIHPVLARVYSARGLLDVKELESELTALIPPAGLLHIDAAASFLADAIAAQKKMVIVADYDCDGATACAVGLRGLRLLGANIDFIVPNRFEYGYGLTPEIVELTAREKSPDIIITVDNGIASIDGVEEANRRGIEVVVTDHHLPADTLPAARVIVNPNQPECGFPSKNLAGVGVMFYVLLALRAEMRKRGVFDAKSQPKLDVLLDLVALGTVADVVKLDANNRILVAQGLKRMRAGRMHAGIAALFRAAGREARRATPFDLGFALGPRLNAAGRLADMALGIECLTTDDEGRAWAIAQQLDAINRERRDIEAGMQDTALALLDDFKPQDSTTISVFDASWHQGVIGIVASRLKDKFYRPTITFAPGGEGLIKGSGRSIPGFHLRDALDLVSKHAPSLIQKFGGHAMAAGLTIRADAFEAFAEAFEKVGREWLGKSQLERVVETDGPLEDAYYTTQFIELMDGQVWGQGFAPPLFCDEFRVVSQRILKEKHLKLLLERNGTRYDAIWFGHTDELGSKAKVAFRLDANEYNGVTKVQLMVEHAEAM is encoded by the coding sequence ATGACCCGTATCACAACCCGCCCCTATTCCTTCCGCGACTCCGAACGGCTGCACCAGAGCGGCATCCATCCAGTGCTGGCGCGCGTCTACAGCGCGCGTGGCCTGCTTGACGTCAAGGAGCTGGAAAGCGAACTGACGGCGTTGATTCCGCCCGCCGGCCTGTTGCACATCGACGCTGCCGCCAGCTTCCTGGCCGACGCCATCGCCGCACAAAAGAAGATGGTAATCGTCGCCGACTACGATTGCGACGGCGCCACCGCCTGCGCGGTTGGCCTCCGCGGTTTGCGGCTGCTGGGCGCCAACATCGATTTCATCGTGCCTAACCGCTTCGAGTACGGCTACGGCCTGACGCCGGAGATCGTCGAACTGACAGCGCGCGAAAAATCGCCCGACATCATCATCACCGTCGACAACGGCATCGCCAGCATAGACGGCGTGGAAGAAGCCAACCGACGTGGCATCGAGGTGGTGGTCACCGACCATCACTTGCCGGCCGATACCTTGCCGGCGGCGCGCGTCATCGTCAATCCCAACCAGCCGGAATGCGGCTTTCCCAGCAAGAACCTGGCGGGCGTCGGCGTCATGTTCTATGTCTTGCTGGCGCTGCGCGCCGAAATGCGCAAGCGCGGCGTGTTCGACGCCAAAAGCCAGCCGAAACTGGATGTGCTGCTAGACTTGGTGGCGCTCGGCACCGTCGCCGACGTCGTCAAGCTGGACGCCAACAACCGCATCCTGGTGGCGCAAGGCTTGAAGCGCATGCGCGCCGGCCGCATGCATGCCGGGATTGCCGCCCTGTTCCGTGCCGCTGGCCGCGAGGCACGCCGCGCTACCCCTTTCGATCTCGGCTTTGCACTGGGACCGCGCCTCAACGCCGCCGGCCGCCTGGCGGACATGGCGCTCGGCATCGAATGCCTGACCACCGACGACGAAGGCCGCGCCTGGGCCATCGCCCAGCAGCTCGACGCCATCAACCGCGAGCGGCGCGACATCGAAGCCGGCATGCAGGATACCGCGCTGGCCTTGCTGGATGATTTCAAGCCGCAGGACAGCACCACCATCAGCGTGTTCGACGCCTCCTGGCACCAGGGCGTGATCGGTATCGTGGCCTCACGCCTGAAGGACAAGTTCTATCGGCCGACGATTACTTTTGCGCCGGGCGGCGAAGGCTTGATCAAGGGTTCCGGGCGTTCGATTCCCGGTTTTCATTTGCGCGACGCGCTGGACCTGGTGTCCAAGCACGCGCCTAGCCTGATCCAGAAATTCGGTGGCCATGCGATGGCTGCCGGGCTGACTATCCGCGCCGATGCGTTTGAGGCCTTTGCCGAGGCCTTTGAAAAAGTCGGGCGCGAGTGGTTGGGCAAGAGCCAGCTGGAGCGCGTGGTGGAAACCGACGGGCCGCTGGAAGATGCCTACTACACCACGCAGTTCATCGAGCTGATGGATGGCCAGGTGTGGGGCCAGGGCTTTGCGCCGCCGCTGTTTTGCGACGAGTTCCGAGTGGTCAGCCAGCGCATCCTGAAGGAGAAGCATCTGAAGCTGCTGCTGGAACGGAATGGCACGCGCTATGACGCGATCTGGTTCGGGCATACCGATGAGCTGGGAAGCAAAGCCAAGGTGGCGTTTCGGCTGGATGCTAATGAATATAACGGGGTTACCAAGGTGCAGCTGATGGTTGAGCATGCGGAAGCGATGTAA
- a CDS encoding alpha/beta fold hydrolase produces the protein MKNENSSRILFGIHRPAGVNSLKITIVLLPGMDGTGAFFDEFVSHLERDFQIVVVSYPLDLPLDYRDLTDFARNYLPQTGPFILLGESFSGPIAIALAAQRQAGLIGLVLCCTFARNPRPFLGKFKNLLPVLPSFNRFSGFSAALLLGNFATPQLRLKLRETLKLVSEDALKMRMRSVTEIDRSTDMKKIDVPVLLLQATEDRVVPVSASAYLASLLPFAQIVKIPGPHMLLQTRSSEVAIVIKEFVERLQDRAH, from the coding sequence GTGAAAAATGAAAACAGCAGTCGGATTTTATTTGGCATTCATAGACCAGCCGGGGTCAATAGTTTGAAAATTACGATAGTTCTATTACCCGGAATGGACGGCACTGGCGCATTCTTCGACGAATTCGTATCTCATTTGGAGAGGGATTTCCAGATCGTCGTAGTGTCCTACCCCCTTGACCTACCACTCGATTATCGCGACCTTACCGATTTTGCCCGCAATTATTTGCCGCAAACTGGACCGTTCATCCTGCTTGGCGAGTCTTTTTCCGGGCCTATAGCAATTGCGCTGGCGGCGCAGCGGCAGGCAGGTTTAATCGGCTTGGTTCTTTGCTGTACGTTTGCCAGAAATCCGCGACCGTTTCTGGGGAAATTCAAGAATCTGCTACCTGTCCTGCCGTCATTCAATCGTTTTTCAGGTTTTTCAGCTGCTCTGTTGCTTGGTAACTTCGCGACGCCTCAATTACGGCTGAAGCTACGGGAGACATTGAAGCTGGTTTCTGAAGATGCGCTAAAAATGCGCATGCGGAGCGTGACAGAGATTGATAGATCGACCGATATGAAAAAGATAGATGTACCGGTTTTGCTGCTGCAGGCAACTGAAGACAGAGTTGTTCCCGTCTCTGCATCAGCCTATTTGGCAAGCCTTCTACCTTTTGCGCAGATAGTGAAAATACCGGGTCCTCATATGCTGCTTCAGACACGGTCTTCGGAAGTGGCCATTGTAATTAAAGAGTTTGTGGAAAGATTGCAAGACCGCGCTCATTGA
- a CDS encoding DinB family protein: protein MKFSTQHLSQVFISTPSSFSAYPATMNAKNLFTTLFEYKAWANDTLFAAISALPQDAHEREKHDATRILNHVYVVDRIFVANLQRLPHDYKGLNTPATPALADLRAAVREADGWLLAYAGGLSEAELDEIVDFTFVDGSPGRMSRAEMLMHVLTHGNYHRGAVGRILAQIGVPPQRDTLTVFMHRPEHARAGQL, encoded by the coding sequence GTGAAATTTTCCACGCAGCATCTGAGCCAGGTATTTATTTCGACACCAAGTTCCTTTTCAGCCTATCCAGCCACCATGAACGCAAAAAACCTGTTTACCACCCTGTTTGAATACAAAGCCTGGGCCAATGACACCTTGTTTGCCGCCATCAGCGCTTTGCCGCAAGATGCGCACGAGCGCGAAAAGCATGACGCAACTCGCATCCTGAACCACGTTTATGTAGTCGATCGCATATTCGTAGCCAATCTGCAGCGCCTGCCGCACGACTACAAGGGCTTGAACACGCCGGCGACGCCTGCGCTTGCCGATCTGCGCGCGGCGGTGCGCGAGGCCGATGGCTGGCTGCTGGCGTATGCGGGCGGCCTGAGTGAAGCGGAGCTTGATGAAATCGTCGACTTCACTTTCGTCGACGGCTCGCCGGGACGGATGTCGCGCGCCGAGATGCTGATGCATGTGCTTACCCACGGCAACTACCATCGCGGCGCGGTCGGCCGTATCCTGGCGCAGATCGGTGTGCCGCCGCAGCGCGATACGCTCACGGTGTTTATGCACCGGCCGGAGCATGCGCGCGCCGGCCAGCTGTAA
- a CDS encoding PstS family phosphate ABC transporter substrate-binding protein, which produces MSAPQPDKLSAAAAPNQPQRDAVHLTLAGADGMSDLFTQINAMFVGAQPAARIDMALKGSVTGLPALTAGAASIAVVTHEASAAEIAAFRQVWGYAPFLLRIGYAGYGQNAPAVYVNQRNPLPSLSMQQLARVFTAGAAAGNINFWSQLGLKDGWQQRRIHLYGLRDDGGSATVLRIGHLGKHPYAPHYETLDSRQAVLGAVADDPYGIALLAPGDTAALPESLRILPLSAADGMAAVMPSRDNVAAGRYPLSVYVQLYLNRPPTQPLEEQYKNYLKLILSPAGQSLMAGTAGNETGYLPLSEDDLKKESNKLD; this is translated from the coding sequence ATGTCGGCTCCCCAGCCAGACAAGCTAAGCGCGGCAGCCGCCCCAAACCAGCCGCAGCGCGATGCAGTACATTTGACCCTGGCCGGCGCCGACGGCATGTCGGATCTGTTCACACAGATCAATGCCATGTTCGTCGGTGCGCAACCGGCGGCGCGCATCGACATGGCGCTCAAGGGATCCGTCACCGGCTTGCCGGCGCTGACCGCTGGCGCCGCCTCCATCGCCGTAGTCACCCATGAAGCAAGCGCCGCCGAAATCGCCGCCTTCCGGCAAGTCTGGGGCTATGCGCCGTTCCTGCTGCGCATCGGCTACGCCGGCTACGGCCAGAACGCGCCCGCGGTCTATGTCAACCAGCGCAATCCCTTGCCCAGCCTGAGCATGCAACAGCTGGCCCGGGTATTCACCGCGGGCGCCGCCGCCGGCAACATCAACTTCTGGTCGCAACTGGGATTGAAGGATGGCTGGCAACAACGGCGCATCCATTTGTACGGTCTGCGCGACGACGGCGGCAGCGCCACGGTATTGCGCATCGGGCATCTCGGCAAGCACCCGTACGCTCCGCATTACGAGACGCTGGACAGCCGGCAAGCCGTGTTGGGAGCTGTCGCGGATGACCCTTACGGGATTGCCTTGCTCGCTCCGGGCGACACCGCTGCGCTACCGGAATCGCTGCGCATATTGCCCTTGTCGGCAGCTGATGGCATGGCTGCCGTCATGCCGTCTCGCGACAATGTCGCTGCAGGCAGATATCCGCTGTCAGTGTATGTGCAGCTGTATCTCAACCGGCCACCGACTCAGCCGCTGGAAGAACAGTACAAGAACTATCTGAAGCTGATCCTGTCGCCCGCCGGGCAAAGCCTGATGGCCGGCACAGCGGGCAACGAGACTGGATACCTGCCCTTGTCTGAGGATGATCTGAAGAAGGAAAGCAACAAGCTCGACTGA
- a CDS encoding PstS family phosphate ABC transporter substrate-binding protein has product MSAYSRALLAAALSCCAGAAMTAPALDPGLPEYQPRKVSLPAAASYLDEQGAIRIGGAEHAQFVIDRFNALFAGSHPGLRFAGHVKGTTATIPLLSYGRMLFGPMGRSANAAELEAYEKAVGAPPLEIRIAHTSDDAQQEMSYSIGIYVNRANPLERLSARQVARIFSNGNPEGDLSHWGQLGAGGDWKERAIHPFGTPEYTGMGTYMQAGPLQGRAFTPAYEQWGSTETILKRLEQDPAGIAFAAIGHENAAFRQLAIVSEDGRSETRGSRQEVAAGSYPYGRFVYFYLRREPGKALDPVAKEYLRLVLSRQGQEIIASQAGGYIPLSAAEVRAELHKLD; this is encoded by the coding sequence ATGAGTGCGTATTCAAGAGCGCTGCTGGCTGCCGCGCTGTCATGCTGCGCTGGCGCGGCGATGACGGCGCCGGCGCTCGATCCCGGCCTGCCAGAGTATCAGCCGCGCAAGGTGAGCCTGCCGGCCGCGGCCAGCTACCTGGATGAGCAAGGCGCCATCCGCATCGGCGGCGCCGAGCACGCGCAGTTCGTGATCGACCGCTTCAATGCCTTGTTCGCCGGCAGTCATCCTGGCCTGCGCTTTGCCGGTCATGTCAAAGGCACCACCGCCACCATACCGCTGCTGAGTTACGGGCGCATGCTGTTCGGTCCGATGGGACGCAGCGCCAATGCGGCCGAGCTGGAAGCCTATGAAAAAGCCGTCGGCGCGCCGCCGCTGGAAATCCGCATCGCCCATACCTCCGACGATGCGCAGCAAGAGATGTCGTATTCCATCGGCATCTACGTCAACCGCGCCAATCCGCTCGAACGCCTGAGCGCACGCCAGGTGGCGCGCATCTTCAGCAATGGCAATCCGGAAGGCGATCTTTCCCACTGGGGCCAGCTGGGCGCCGGCGGCGACTGGAAGGAACGCGCCATCCACCCTTTCGGCACGCCCGAATACACCGGCATGGGCACTTACATGCAGGCCGGGCCGCTGCAAGGGCGTGCTTTCACACCGGCCTACGAACAATGGGGCAGCACCGAAACCATCTTGAAACGGCTGGAACAGGATCCGGCCGGCATTGCGTTTGCCGCCATCGGCCATGAAAACGCCGCATTCAGGCAGCTCGCCATCGTCTCCGAAGACGGGCGCAGCGAAACGCGCGGCAGCCGTCAGGAAGTCGCCGCCGGCAGCTATCCATACGGTCGCTTTGTGTATTTCTATCTGCGGCGCGAACCGGGGAAAGCGCTCGACCCGGTAGCAAAGGAGTACCTGCGCCTGGTGCTGTCGCGCCAGGGCCAGGAAATCATCGCCAGCCAGGCCGGCGGTTATATCCCCTTGTCGGCGGCGGAAGTCCGCGCTGAACTGCACAAGCTGGATTGA